A single window of Pectobacterium parmentieri DNA harbors:
- the grpE gene encoding nucleotide exchange factor GrpE has product MSSKEQKTPDEQVLDQKEAAKGQQADARPETADVADPRDARIAELETQLSELQQRERDNMLRVRAEADNVRRRAEMDIEKAHKFAVEKFANEMLPVIDNLERALDTADKANESLAAMIEGVELTLKSLLDAVHKFGIDVVGDVGVPFNPEVHQAMTMLPSADHQPNHVMMVMQKGYTLNGRLLRPAMVAVSKAQD; this is encoded by the coding sequence ATGAGTAGTAAAGAACAGAAAACGCCTGACGAGCAAGTCCTGGATCAAAAGGAAGCAGCAAAAGGGCAGCAAGCGGATGCCAGGCCAGAGACGGCAGACGTAGCTGACCCGCGTGATGCGCGCATCGCCGAGCTGGAAACCCAGTTGAGTGAGCTGCAACAGCGTGAACGTGACAATATGCTTCGCGTTCGTGCCGAAGCCGATAACGTTCGCCGCCGTGCGGAAATGGATATCGAGAAGGCGCATAAATTTGCGGTAGAGAAATTTGCCAATGAAATGCTGCCAGTCATCGATAATCTGGAACGTGCGCTGGATACGGCGGACAAAGCCAATGAATCATTGGCTGCGATGATTGAAGGTGTCGAACTGACACTGAAATCATTGCTGGATGCCGTGCATAAATTTGGCATCGACGTTGTAGGTGATGTGGGTGTACCGTTTAACCCAGAAGTGCATCAGGCGATGACCATGTTGCCTTCGGCCGACCACCAGCCGAACCATGTCATGATGGTCATGCAAAAAGGCTACACGCTGAACGGTCGTTTACTGCGTCCGGCGATGGTTGCCGTATCAAAAGCACAAGACTGA
- the nudK gene encoding GDP-mannose pyrophosphatase NudK gives MSSPIDIVEKKLLSDNWFILHKYVFDLKRKNGGVVRQAREVYDRGDGATILLYNREKGTVILTRQFRIPSYVNGNESGMLLEACAGLLDDHSPEECIRNEAIEETGYAIGNVEKLFYAYMSPGSLTERVYFFAAEYDESLRDNAGGGVEDEDIEVLELPFSEAVAMMNDGRIKDGKTIMLLQHAIIHGWFART, from the coding sequence ATGTCGTCTCCTATTGATATCGTCGAAAAGAAGTTGCTATCCGATAATTGGTTTATTCTTCATAAATATGTTTTTGATTTGAAAAGAAAAAATGGCGGTGTCGTTCGCCAGGCTCGTGAGGTCTACGATCGTGGTGATGGAGCGACGATTCTGCTGTACAACCGGGAGAAAGGCACGGTGATCCTGACACGGCAGTTCCGTATTCCCAGCTATGTTAACGGCAATGAAAGCGGCATGTTGTTGGAAGCGTGTGCCGGTTTGCTGGACGATCATTCGCCCGAAGAGTGCATTCGTAACGAGGCGATAGAAGAAACGGGCTATGCAATCGGCAATGTTGAAAAGCTGTTCTATGCCTATATGTCGCCGGGCAGTCTGACGGAGCGTGTGTACTTTTTCGCTGCCGAATACGATGAGTCGCTGCGGGATAATGCGGGCGGTGGCGTGGAAGATGAAGATATTGAGGTACTGGAGCTGCCGTTTAGTGAAGCCGTCGCGATGATGAACGATGGCCGGATTAAAGACGGCAAGACCATTATGCTGCTACAGCACGCCATCATTCACGGTTGGTTTGCCAGAACGTAG
- a CDS encoding immunity 53 family protein codes for MNELQEIQQWYQTQCNGTWEHTFGISIDTLDNPGWKVKIDLAETSLAGKPFVPLSQGEQSEDGDWLFCKTENLQFIGFCSVSNLAKMLTVFLNWCRDART; via the coding sequence ATGAACGAGTTGCAGGAAATTCAACAGTGGTATCAGACACAGTGTAACGGGACGTGGGAACACACGTTCGGCATTAGCATCGATACGCTCGATAACCCTGGCTGGAAAGTAAAAATCGATCTGGCCGAAACATCACTTGCTGGCAAGCCCTTTGTCCCCCTGAGTCAGGGCGAGCAATCAGAAGACGGCGATTGGCTATTCTGTAAAACGGAAAACCTGCAATTCATTGGTTTTTGTAGCGTCAGTAATCTGGCAAAAATGTTAACGGTCTTTCTGAACTGGTGTCGTGATGCGAGAACATAA
- a CDS encoding 2-hydroxymuconate tautomerase family protein, which yields MPYVNIKITNEGVTAEQKRQLIEGVTQLLVDVLNKNPKTTVVVIDEVETDNWGIGGVPVTALRKAAGKPSAPSDVD from the coding sequence ATGCCATACGTTAATATCAAAATCACCAATGAAGGCGTCACCGCAGAACAAAAACGTCAGTTGATTGAGGGCGTGACACAGTTGCTGGTCGATGTGCTCAATAAAAACCCAAAAACGACCGTAGTCGTGATTGATGAAGTTGAAACGGATAACTGGGGGATTGGCGGCGTGCCGGTAACGGCGTTAAGAAAAGCAGCAGGGAAACCCTCTGCACCGTCTGATGTAGATTAA
- a CDS encoding ABC transporter substrate-binding protein, with protein MKIKNKVPTLFAVSFLTLGLSSQSLAAEVSVWAWDPNFNVAAMHEASSVYKKSDPSFSLKVIDSGKEDIEQKLNTMLASGVKNSLPDIVLIEDYNAQKYLQAYPDAFIPLQDAIDYSQFAPYKTKVMTVGNKVYGVPFDSGVAGMFYRVDYLEAAGYKESDMVNITWDKYIEIGKQVKAKTGVDMLTYDMNDVVLPHIMMQSGGEWFFDNQGQLNLTKNNALKETLKTIKAINDAKIARPISGWSSFVGSFNAGKSASVVSGVWVIGSIKSAEDQKGKWRVAPIPRLNLDKATHASNQGGSSWYVLKGGKSTKQAIEFLQKTFAADSNMYQTLLVDRGALATFLPATSGPAYAVNDPFFGGQPVFADFSKWVTEIPQVSYGMYTQEVDNAIAAEIPALLKGDSVDNVLKRAETTLKNQIMQ; from the coding sequence ATGAAGATCAAGAATAAAGTACCTACCCTATTTGCAGTTTCATTCCTCACGTTGGGTTTATCGAGTCAAAGCCTGGCTGCTGAAGTCAGCGTGTGGGCTTGGGATCCTAACTTCAATGTCGCGGCAATGCATGAGGCATCGTCGGTATATAAAAAATCCGATCCAAGTTTTAGCCTGAAAGTGATCGACTCAGGTAAAGAAGATATTGAGCAGAAATTAAATACCATGCTGGCTTCCGGGGTTAAAAACTCGCTTCCTGATATTGTTCTTATTGAAGACTATAATGCTCAGAAATATCTTCAGGCTTATCCTGACGCGTTTATCCCATTACAGGATGCTATCGACTATAGCCAGTTTGCACCTTATAAAACTAAAGTGATGACGGTAGGGAATAAGGTATACGGTGTTCCTTTTGATTCCGGCGTGGCTGGGATGTTCTATCGAGTCGATTATCTGGAAGCTGCCGGATATAAAGAAAGTGATATGGTGAATATTACTTGGGATAAATATATTGAGATCGGCAAGCAGGTAAAAGCGAAAACTGGCGTTGATATGCTGACCTACGACATGAACGATGTGGTTCTTCCTCATATTATGATGCAGTCCGGTGGAGAATGGTTCTTTGATAATCAAGGGCAACTCAATCTCACCAAAAACAATGCGCTGAAAGAAACATTAAAAACGATTAAGGCGATTAATGACGCAAAAATAGCACGCCCTATTTCTGGCTGGTCGAGTTTTGTGGGGAGTTTTAATGCTGGGAAATCAGCGAGTGTGGTTTCTGGTGTATGGGTGATTGGTTCAATTAAAAGTGCTGAAGATCAGAAAGGAAAATGGCGTGTCGCGCCGATTCCACGACTGAACCTCGACAAAGCAACACATGCCTCCAACCAAGGTGGGTCGAGCTGGTATGTCTTAAAGGGAGGGAAGAGTACTAAACAAGCGATTGAGTTTTTGCAGAAAACCTTCGCAGCGGATAGCAATATGTATCAAACGCTTTTGGTCGATCGTGGTGCGCTCGCAACCTTCCTTCCTGCCACTTCCGGCCCGGCTTACGCAGTAAACGATCCGTTCTTTGGTGGGCAACCCGTGTTTGCTGATTTTTCTAAATGGGTGACTGAAATCCCACAGGTTTCCTACGGCATGTATACCCAGGAAGTCGATAACGCGATTGCCGCGGAAATACCTGCATTACTGAAAGGTGATTCTGTTGATAACGTTTTAAAACGTGCCGAAACGACATTGAAAAACCAGATTATGCAGTAG
- the smpB gene encoding SsrA-binding protein SmpB, which yields MTKKKAYKPGSATIAQNKRARHEYSIEEEFEAGLALQGWEVKSLRAGKANLSDSYVTFMKGEAYLFGATITPLNVASSHVVCDPIRTRKLLLNKRELDSLFGRVSRDGYTVVALSMYWKNAWSKVKIGVAKGKKDHDKRDDIKEREWKVDKARIMKNANR from the coding sequence ATGACAAAGAAAAAAGCATACAAACCCGGTTCCGCCACCATTGCGCAGAACAAACGCGCCCGTCACGAATACTCCATTGAGGAAGAATTTGAGGCTGGCCTTGCGCTGCAAGGATGGGAAGTTAAATCACTGCGTGCAGGTAAAGCGAACCTCAGCGACAGCTATGTCACCTTCATGAAAGGTGAGGCTTACCTGTTTGGCGCAACGATCACGCCGCTGAATGTGGCCTCATCGCACGTCGTTTGCGACCCTATACGCACGCGTAAACTCCTGCTCAACAAACGCGAACTGGACTCGCTGTTTGGCCGCGTCAGCCGCGATGGCTATACGGTTGTTGCATTGTCCATGTATTGGAAAAATGCCTGGAGCAAAGTCAAAATCGGCGTAGCGAAAGGTAAAAAAGATCACGACAAACGTGATGACATTAAAGAACGTGAATGGAAAGTAGACAAAGCCCGTATCATGAAGAACGCCAATCGCTAA
- a CDS encoding RnfH family protein, with protein sequence MQVDVVYALPERQYLRTVKLEEGSTVEQAVVASGLLELRQDIDLQVNKVGIYSRAAKLTDVVQEGDRVEIYRPLIADPKELRRQRAERSKNKA encoded by the coding sequence ATGCAGGTTGATGTGGTGTACGCGTTGCCAGAACGCCAGTATCTACGCACGGTGAAGCTGGAAGAGGGCAGTACGGTTGAGCAGGCTGTTGTGGCATCAGGCCTGCTGGAGTTGCGCCAGGATATCGATTTGCAGGTGAATAAAGTCGGTATTTACAGCCGTGCGGCGAAGTTGACTGATGTAGTGCAGGAGGGGGACCGCGTAGAGATCTATCGTCCGCTGATTGCCGATCCGAAAGAACTACGTCGCCAGCGAGCAGAGCGTTCTAAGAATAAAGCCTGA
- a CDS encoding Nramp family divalent metal transporter has translation MPGSRVIESTSRTSRKVKLSLMGPAFIAAIGYIDPGNFATNIQSGAAYGYTLLWVVVWANLMAMLIQLLSAKLGIATGKNLAEHIRDRFPRPAVWAYWVQAEIIAMATDLAEFIGAAIGFKLLLGVSLLEGAILTAVATFLILMLQQRGQKPLEMVIGGLLLFVAAAYIVELVFSQPELSALAKGMAIPSLPTSDAVLLAAGVLGATIMPHVIYLHSSLTQHGGSHTRAERYSATKVDVAIAMTIAGFVNLAMMATAAAAFHFSGNQDIADLDKAYLTLEPLLGKAAAVIFGLSLVAAGLSSTVVGTLAGQVVMQGFVRFHIPLWVRRTVTMLPSFIVILSGMDPTRVLVLSQVVLSFGIALALVPLLSFTSNRELMGSMVNGKWVQRIGQLIVVIVVSLNMYLLIDTMLGI, from the coding sequence ATGCCGGGTAGCCGTGTTATTGAGTCAACAAGCCGTACATCAAGGAAGGTCAAACTTTCTCTGATGGGCCCGGCGTTTATCGCGGCAATTGGTTATATCGATCCCGGTAACTTTGCCACAAACATCCAATCTGGTGCAGCCTATGGCTACACGCTGCTGTGGGTGGTGGTGTGGGCGAACCTGATGGCGATGCTGATCCAACTGCTGTCCGCCAAGTTAGGCATCGCAACAGGTAAGAATCTGGCGGAACATATTCGCGATCGTTTCCCGCGCCCGGCCGTTTGGGCGTACTGGGTGCAGGCCGAAATTATTGCGATGGCGACCGATCTGGCCGAGTTTATCGGCGCGGCGATTGGCTTCAAACTGTTGCTGGGCGTGTCACTGCTGGAAGGTGCTATCCTCACCGCTGTCGCTACCTTCTTGATCCTCATGCTGCAACAGCGTGGGCAGAAACCGCTAGAGATGGTCATCGGCGGGCTGCTGCTGTTTGTTGCGGCGGCGTATATTGTCGAGCTGGTATTTTCTCAGCCTGAGCTGTCCGCGTTAGCCAAAGGCATGGCAATACCTAGTTTACCGACCTCCGATGCCGTGCTGCTGGCCGCAGGCGTGCTGGGGGCGACCATTATGCCGCATGTGATTTACCTGCACTCTTCCCTGACGCAACATGGGGGAAGCCACACCCGTGCCGAGCGCTACTCTGCAACGAAGGTTGATGTCGCGATTGCGATGACGATTGCGGGATTCGTCAATCTGGCGATGATGGCAACAGCCGCCGCAGCGTTCCATTTTAGCGGCAATCAGGATATTGCCGATCTGGATAAAGCCTACCTCACGCTTGAGCCGCTGTTAGGGAAAGCTGCCGCAGTCATTTTTGGTTTGAGTCTGGTGGCGGCGGGTCTTTCCTCTACCGTTGTCGGTACGCTGGCGGGGCAGGTGGTGATGCAGGGATTCGTGCGTTTCCATATTCCGCTTTGGGTTCGCCGCACCGTCACGATGCTGCCGTCGTTTATCGTGATCCTGTCCGGTATGGATCCGACACGGGTGCTGGTGCTAAGTCAGGTAGTACTGAGCTTCGGGATTGCGCTGGCGTTGGTTCCCTTACTGTCCTTCACCAGTAACCGTGAACTGATGGGATCGATGGTTAATGGTAAATGGGTACAGCGCATCGGACAGCTTATTGTCGTGATTGTGGTTTCCCTGAACATGTATTTGCTGATTGATACCATGCTGGGGATATAA
- a CDS encoding integrase domain-containing protein, whose translation MARTTRPLTHTEVQKAKATDKDLTLHDGNGLFLLVKTTGKKLWRFRYQKPTTGQRTMIGFGAYPALSLADARAMRDEKLSLLAKGIDPQEKVAKEEEEAKIAVESIFLNVARSWFALKQTNVSADHAKDIWRSLEKDVLPAIENIPVQDIKARTLIQALEPIKARGALETVRRLVQRINEIMVYAVNTGLIDANPASGIGMAFERPKKQHMPTIRPEELPKLMHTIAMSNLSIPTRCLLEWQLLTLIRPAEASATAWAEIDIEKRTWSIPAERMKAKRDHIVPLSDQALELLDIMRPISGNREHVFPSRNDPKKPMNSQTANAALKRIGYGGKLVAHGLRSIASTAMNEAGFNPDVIEAALAHCDKNEVRRAYNRSTYLEQRKELMDWWGNFVYNRHQLMQAV comes from the coding sequence ATGGCACGGACAACCCGCCCTCTCACCCACACTGAAGTACAAAAGGCCAAAGCGACAGACAAAGATCTGACGTTGCATGACGGCAACGGGTTATTCCTCTTAGTCAAAACTACCGGGAAAAAGCTGTGGCGGTTCCGTTACCAGAAACCAACAACCGGCCAGCGCACCATGATCGGATTTGGCGCTTACCCAGCGTTGTCATTAGCCGACGCCCGCGCAATGAGAGACGAAAAACTGTCTTTGTTAGCCAAAGGTATCGATCCACAGGAAAAGGTGGCTAAAGAAGAGGAAGAGGCGAAAATCGCAGTAGAAAGCATCTTTCTTAACGTAGCGCGTAGCTGGTTCGCGTTGAAACAGACGAATGTCAGCGCCGATCACGCCAAAGATATTTGGCGCTCGTTGGAAAAAGATGTCCTCCCAGCGATTGAGAACATACCGGTGCAGGACATCAAAGCCCGCACGCTGATACAGGCGTTAGAGCCGATTAAAGCGCGTGGCGCACTCGAAACCGTCAGGCGGTTGGTGCAGCGCATTAACGAAATCATGGTTTACGCGGTCAATACGGGGCTAATTGATGCTAACCCAGCGTCTGGCATTGGTATGGCCTTTGAGCGCCCTAAAAAGCAGCATATGCCGACTATCCGGCCAGAAGAACTCCCCAAGCTGATGCACACCATCGCCATGTCTAACCTGTCCATTCCAACCCGTTGCTTATTAGAATGGCAGCTACTGACGCTAATTCGCCCGGCAGAAGCCTCCGCAACGGCATGGGCAGAGATCGATATAGAGAAAAGAACGTGGAGCATTCCGGCTGAACGCATGAAAGCCAAGCGTGATCATATCGTTCCGCTCTCCGATCAGGCGCTGGAACTGCTCGACATCATGCGCCCTATCAGCGGCAACCGCGAACATGTATTCCCCAGCCGCAACGATCCTAAAAAACCCATGAACAGCCAGACCGCCAACGCCGCATTAAAACGCATAGGCTACGGTGGCAAACTGGTCGCACATGGTTTACGCTCGATAGCCAGCACCGCCATGAATGAAGCCGGTTTTAATCCTGATGTGATTGAAGCGGCGTTGGCGCATTGTGATAAAAACGAAGTTCGACGGGCTTATAATCGCTCTACCTACCTTGAGCAGCGGAAAGAGTTGATGGATTGGTGGGGGAATTTTGTCTATAACCGTCATCAACTAATGCAGGCTGTATAA
- the bamE gene encoding outer membrane protein assembly factor BamE, with amino-acid sequence MRCKTLTVVAAVVVMLTAGCSTLEKVVYRPDINQGNYLAPADVAKIHTGMTKQQVAYTLGTPMMQDPFGSDTWFYIFRQQPGHESVKQQTLTLTFSSGGVLTNINNKPALD; translated from the coding sequence ATGCGCTGTAAAACGCTGACTGTCGTCGCCGCGGTGGTTGTTATGCTGACTGCCGGTTGTTCCACACTGGAAAAGGTGGTCTATCGGCCGGACATCAATCAGGGAAACTATCTGGCACCGGCTGACGTTGCAAAAATTCACACCGGCATGACCAAACAACAGGTCGCTTATACGCTGGGTACCCCCATGATGCAGGACCCGTTTGGCAGCGATACCTGGTTTTACATCTTCCGCCAACAGCCCGGTCATGAATCAGTAAAACAGCAGACGCTGACACTGACCTTCAGTAGTGGTGGCGTGCTGACCAACATCAACAACAAGCCCGCGCTGGATTGA
- a CDS encoding type II toxin-antitoxin system RatA family toxin: MPKISRSALVPFSAEQMYKLVNDVASYPAFLPGCTGSRVLSSLEGEMTAAVDVSKAGISKTFTTRNTLTHNQNINMQLVDGPFRQLGGDWHFTPLSADACKVELHLEFEFTNALIELAFGKVFKELAGNMVQAFTQRAKEVYRVRNAG, encoded by the coding sequence ATGCCAAAGATAAGTCGTTCAGCACTGGTGCCGTTCAGTGCTGAACAGATGTACAAGCTGGTGAATGATGTTGCTTCCTATCCCGCGTTTTTACCGGGTTGTACGGGGAGCCGCGTGCTCTCCTCGTTAGAAGGGGAGATGACGGCCGCCGTCGACGTTTCCAAAGCGGGTATTAGCAAGACATTTACTACACGTAATACGCTGACGCACAACCAGAATATCAATATGCAACTGGTCGATGGCCCATTCCGTCAGTTGGGTGGCGATTGGCATTTTACGCCGCTGAGCGCTGATGCCTGCAAAGTCGAACTGCATCTGGAATTTGAATTCACCAATGCCTTGATTGAACTCGCTTTTGGCAAAGTATTCAAGGAGCTGGCCGGAAATATGGTGCAAGCTTTCACGCAGCGAGCAAAAGAGGTCTACCGTGTCCGCAATGCAGGTTGA
- a CDS encoding SIR2 family NAD-dependent protein deacylase: MIGQKILYANHGSIGEILKIHGCCSTPKSIIINRDDYGDFIKKKKYLSAKLLTFFAEHPLLFIGYSAEDENIKNILSDIDELISENGDVIPNIYILEWVDKKMIMNTRAGNG, from the coding sequence ATTATCGGCCAAAAAATACTGTATGCGAACCATGGCAGCATCGGAGAAATTCTTAAAATTCATGGTTGCTGCTCCACACCTAAAAGTATAATTATTAATCGTGATGACTATGGAGATTTCATAAAAAAGAAGAAGTATTTAAGTGCAAAACTTCTCACTTTTTTTGCTGAACACCCTCTTTTATTTATAGGGTACAGTGCAGAAGATGAAAACATTAAAAATATACTATCCGATATTGACGAACTAATTTCAGAGAATGGTGATGTAATTCCCAATATATACATATTGGAATGGGTAGACAAAAAAATGATAATGAATACCCGCGCCGGGAACGGTTAA
- a CDS encoding AAA family ATPase: MSSALQHRFILTGGPGSGKSTIVDAIIKRGFWSSKEAGRGVIQDQVNIGGDALPWDNQTAFAELMLSWEMRSWHEAEGQTQPCFFDRGVPDVVGYLRLSALTIPRHLENAIEKFRYNRTVFVAPPWRDIYVQDTERKQSFDIAIATYHAMVETYREYDYRLIELPCVSVEDRVDFILSTIQSL; the protein is encoded by the coding sequence ATGTCTTCAGCTTTGCAACATCGTTTCATTCTTACAGGTGGCCCAGGCTCAGGCAAAAGCACGATAGTTGATGCGATTATAAAACGAGGGTTTTGGAGTTCTAAAGAAGCTGGAAGAGGTGTTATACAAGACCAGGTTAACATCGGAGGTGATGCATTGCCTTGGGACAATCAGACTGCATTCGCAGAGCTCATGCTATCCTGGGAAATGCGTTCGTGGCACGAAGCGGAAGGGCAAACACAACCATGCTTCTTCGATCGTGGAGTTCCTGATGTTGTAGGTTATTTACGTCTTTCAGCGCTTACCATACCGAGGCATCTGGAAAACGCCATCGAGAAATTTCGCTACAACCGAACTGTATTTGTTGCACCACCCTGGCGTGACATATATGTACAAGATACAGAGCGAAAGCAATCTTTCGATATTGCCATCGCGACATATCATGCGATGGTGGAAACATACCGGGAATATGATTATCGATTAATTGAATTACCATGCGTTTCTGTTGAGGATCGTGTGGATTTTATCCTTTCCACGATACAAAGCTTATAG
- the recN gene encoding DNA repair protein RecN, which translates to MLAQLTISNFAIVRELEIDFQSGMSVITGETGAGKSIAIDALGLCLGNRSDASMVRPGTARADICARFALADTPTARQWLEENQLDDSNECLLRRVISADGRSRGFINGTAVPLSQLRELGQHLIQVHGQHAHQLLLRPDHQKHLLDAYADEPKLLAAMQQVWHQWHQSCRALAQLQQAAIEREARRELLQYQLKELNEFAPQPAEYEQIDVEYKRLANSGQLLTMSQQAMQLLSEDEEQNILNMLHSVKSQLGELIGMDETLSGVLSMLEEAGIQLSEASDELRHYSEQMDLDPIRLYELEQRLSRQLALARKHHVAPEALPMFHQQLLEEQQQLEQQESDHDTLSAAVSEYHQQALHLAQQLHVHRQHHASELAQLITANMRELAMPHGHFTIDVTFTPDSLTATGADSIEFRVTTNPGQPHQALAKVVSGGELSRIALIIQVITAKKMDTPAMIFDEVDVGISGPTAAIVGRMLRQLGESTQVMCVTHLPQVAGCGHQHFFVSKQTDGAETETLMQPLDKRARLQELARLLGGSAVTKNTLANAKELLAA; encoded by the coding sequence ATGCTGGCGCAACTCACTATCAGTAACTTCGCCATCGTGCGCGAATTAGAAATCGATTTTCAGTCAGGAATGAGCGTGATCACCGGGGAAACCGGTGCGGGGAAATCGATTGCGATTGATGCCCTCGGCTTATGTTTGGGAAATCGTTCTGATGCCAGCATGGTCAGGCCGGGGACTGCCCGAGCCGACATCTGCGCCCGATTTGCGTTGGCAGATACCCCGACTGCACGCCAGTGGCTGGAAGAAAACCAGTTAGATGACAGCAACGAGTGCCTACTACGCCGCGTCATTAGTGCCGATGGTCGCTCGCGCGGCTTTATTAACGGCACTGCTGTGCCACTGTCTCAACTGCGTGAACTCGGTCAACACCTGATTCAGGTACATGGCCAGCATGCTCATCAGCTCCTGCTGCGCCCCGACCATCAAAAACACCTACTGGATGCGTATGCCGATGAACCCAAATTGCTGGCTGCCATGCAGCAGGTTTGGCATCAGTGGCACCAAAGCTGCCGTGCGCTGGCACAGCTACAACAGGCGGCGATTGAACGCGAGGCCCGCCGAGAACTGCTGCAATATCAATTGAAAGAGCTGAATGAATTCGCCCCACAGCCCGCTGAATACGAACAAATTGATGTTGAATACAAACGTCTGGCAAATAGCGGTCAGCTACTGACGATGAGCCAACAAGCCATGCAGTTGCTGAGCGAAGACGAAGAACAGAACATACTTAATATGCTGCACAGCGTAAAAAGTCAGCTCGGTGAACTGATCGGCATGGATGAAACCCTGTCCGGCGTGCTGTCGATGCTTGAAGAAGCTGGTATTCAGCTTAGTGAAGCCAGTGATGAACTGCGCCACTACAGCGAACAGATGGACCTCGACCCGATTCGGCTGTATGAGCTGGAACAACGTCTGTCACGTCAACTCGCGCTGGCACGTAAGCACCATGTCGCTCCAGAGGCGCTCCCCATGTTTCACCAGCAACTATTGGAAGAGCAACAACAGTTGGAACAGCAGGAAAGCGACCATGACACGCTCAGCGCCGCCGTCAGCGAATACCACCAGCAGGCGTTGCACCTGGCACAACAGCTTCATGTGCATCGTCAGCACCACGCGAGTGAACTGGCACAGCTTATCACCGCCAATATGCGTGAACTGGCAATGCCGCACGGTCACTTCACCATTGATGTCACGTTTACGCCAGACAGTCTGACGGCCACCGGTGCCGATAGTATTGAATTCCGCGTCACCACTAACCCCGGGCAACCACATCAGGCGCTGGCGAAAGTGGTATCAGGTGGCGAACTGTCGCGTATCGCACTGATTATTCAAGTCATCACCGCGAAGAAAATGGACACCCCAGCCATGATCTTCGATGAAGTCGATGTGGGAATCAGCGGGCCAACCGCCGCCATCGTCGGCAGGATGCTGCGTCAGCTCGGTGAATCTACACAGGTTATGTGTGTGACACACTTACCGCAGGTCGCAGGCTGTGGTCACCAACACTTCTTCGTGAGTAAACAAACGGACGGTGCAGAAACGGAGACCCTGATGCAGCCGTTGGATAAACGTGCGCGGTTACAAGAGTTGGCAAGATTGTTAGGCGGTAGCGCCGTGACTAAAAATACGCTGGCGAATGCCAAAGAATTGCTGGCGGCATAA
- the nadK gene encoding NAD(+) kinase produces the protein MNRPFNCIGIVGHPRHPTALATHEMLYHWLTEKGYSVLIEQQIARELNLKNAPTGSLADIGQQADLAVVVGGDGNMLGAARVLSRYDIKVIGVNRGNLGFLTDLDPDHAQQQLSDVLDGHYLSEQRFMLEAHVCRANQPDSISTAINEVVLHPGKVAHMIEFEVYIDDKFAFSQRSDGLIIATPTGSTAYSLSAGGPILTPSLEAIALVPMFPHTLSARPLVINSSSTIRLKFSCITNDLEISCDSQIALPVQEGEEVLIRRSEHHLNLIHPKNYSYFNTLSSKLGWSKKLF, from the coding sequence ATGAACAGGCCGTTTAATTGTATTGGCATTGTCGGCCACCCGCGCCACCCAACGGCGTTGGCAACGCATGAGATGCTCTATCATTGGCTCACCGAAAAAGGTTACTCCGTTCTGATCGAACAGCAGATTGCGCGGGAACTTAACCTAAAAAATGCACCAACAGGTAGCCTTGCCGATATCGGTCAGCAGGCGGATCTAGCCGTGGTCGTCGGCGGTGACGGCAATATGCTGGGTGCCGCGCGCGTGCTATCGCGTTATGACATTAAGGTGATTGGTGTGAATCGCGGTAATCTCGGTTTTTTAACCGATCTCGATCCCGATCACGCCCAGCAGCAACTTTCTGACGTACTCGATGGACATTACCTGAGCGAACAGCGATTTATGCTGGAAGCGCACGTTTGCCGTGCAAACCAGCCCGACAGTATCAGCACCGCTATTAATGAAGTGGTGCTTCACCCGGGAAAAGTCGCACATATGATTGAATTTGAAGTCTATATTGACGACAAATTCGCATTTTCTCAGCGTTCGGACGGCCTGATTATCGCCACGCCCACAGGCTCAACCGCCTATTCGCTTTCTGCCGGTGGTCCTATCCTGACGCCGTCTTTGGAAGCCATTGCACTGGTGCCTATGTTCCCGCACACCTTGTCTGCCCGCCCGCTGGTCATCAACAGTAGCAGCACGATTCGGCTGAAGTTTTCTTGCATTACTAACGATCTGGAAATCAGTTGCGACAGCCAGATTGCGCTACCGGTGCAGGAAGGCGAAGAGGTACTGATTCGCCGCAGCGAACATCACCTGAATTTGATTCACCCAAAAAACTACAGTTATTTCAACACACTAAGCTCAAAACTTGGCTGGTCAAAAAAATTATTCTAA